One Pasteurella dagmatis DNA segment encodes these proteins:
- the ydiJ gene encoding D-2-hydroxyglutarate dehydrogenase YdiJ has translation MLPRLKNIPDISPLVLNYINELQKQHFSGDIAVSYSDRLSLATDNSVYQQLPQALLFPKSTADVVILTKLAQKENYKTLTFTPRGGGTGTNGQSLNNNIIVDLSRHMTQILELNVEQRWVRVQAGVVKDQLNQFLKPYGFFFSPELSTSNRATLGGMINTDASGQGSLQYGKTSDHVLGLRAVLVNGEVIDTQTIKTEDFANTLKQQGLTKNSQFLHQEVFQRCKEKRDTILNDLPPLNRFLTGYDLKNVFNQDESEFNLTRILTGSEGSLAFICEATLDLTQIPQYRTLINIKYNSFDSALRNAPFMVKANALSVETIDSTVLNLAKQDIIWHSVNELLTENENNPILGLNIVEYASNDKYKIQRQVTALCQALDEKIANQQDGIIGYQVCSDLPSIERIYAMRKKAVGLLGNAKGAAKPIPFVEDTCVPPEHLADYIAEFRALLDQHNLQYGMFGHVDAGVLHVRPALDLCDQQQVLLFKQISDQVAELTRQYGGLIWGEHGKGMRSQYGEKFFTPELWQELRYIKFLFDPDNRLNPGKICTPLHSKDELYSILSPMRADNDRQIPIKMKEQFSGAMNCNGNGLCFNFDVHSTMCPSMKISKNRLFSPKGRAAMVREWLRLLSLENVSPEQLDFREQEVKLTDLVSKVRHSVQKWHGEYDFSHEVKATMDTCLACKACASQCPIKIDVPHFRSKFLHFYHSRYLRPLKDHVISNIEYIAPLMAKQPEFFNFFTAAKITQSITKKVLGVIDLPLLSSPSLQKQLVEIGYQGYSLEALEQLNAVEKQKTLLIVQDPFTSYYDAKIVADFVELAQKLGYRPVLLPFKPNGKAQHVKGFLTRFAKTAKNQSDFLARMAKLGLPLVGVDPAIVLTYRDEYKEILKEKRGEFQVLTSHEWLKTQLDTLKATLQNIEKTDRTFTPQQWHLFPHCTESTALPNSAKEWQQIFALFQQELSVENVGCCGMAGTFGHETKHFDMSAAIYGLSWAKKLAGKDPEFCLATGYSCRSQVKRFEKWQLKHPVQALLTLLK, from the coding sequence ATGCTACCTCGTTTAAAAAATATTCCCGATATCTCACCTCTTGTATTGAATTATATCAATGAGTTACAAAAACAACATTTTTCGGGGGATATTGCGGTAAGCTACTCCGACCGGCTAAGCCTTGCGACTGATAACAGCGTTTACCAACAACTTCCTCAAGCACTTTTATTCCCTAAATCAACAGCAGATGTAGTAATTCTGACTAAACTCGCACAAAAAGAAAATTATAAAACACTGACATTTACTCCTCGTGGGGGAGGAACAGGGACCAACGGGCAATCACTCAATAATAATATCATTGTTGATCTTTCTCGTCATATGACACAAATCCTTGAACTCAATGTTGAACAGCGTTGGGTTCGCGTACAAGCAGGTGTCGTGAAAGACCAATTAAACCAGTTTTTGAAGCCATATGGGTTCTTCTTTTCGCCAGAACTTTCAACTAGTAATCGTGCAACTCTAGGCGGAATGATTAATACCGATGCTTCTGGTCAAGGTTCTCTACAATATGGAAAAACTTCTGATCACGTTTTGGGATTACGTGCTGTTTTAGTTAATGGCGAGGTTATTGATACACAAACGATCAAAACGGAAGATTTTGCGAACACACTTAAACAGCAAGGTCTAACTAAAAACAGCCAGTTCTTACACCAAGAGGTCTTCCAACGTTGCAAAGAAAAACGAGATACAATTCTCAACGACTTACCACCACTGAACCGTTTTCTAACAGGTTATGATCTCAAAAACGTGTTTAATCAAGATGAGTCTGAATTTAATTTAACTCGTATTTTAACAGGCTCTGAAGGATCACTAGCATTTATTTGCGAAGCAACATTAGATCTCACCCAAATTCCACAATATCGCACATTAATTAATATTAAATACAACTCATTTGATTCGGCATTACGTAATGCCCCATTCATGGTGAAAGCAAACGCTCTTTCTGTTGAAACAATTGACTCCACCGTACTTAATTTAGCAAAACAAGATATTATTTGGCATTCTGTTAATGAATTATTGACAGAGAATGAGAACAATCCAATCCTTGGGCTAAATATTGTAGAATATGCAAGCAACGATAAGTACAAAATTCAACGCCAAGTGACCGCACTTTGCCAAGCACTTGATGAAAAAATTGCCAATCAACAAGATGGCATTATTGGTTATCAAGTGTGTTCTGATTTACCCTCTATTGAACGTATTTATGCAATGCGTAAAAAAGCGGTAGGTTTATTAGGGAACGCAAAAGGTGCTGCAAAACCCATCCCATTTGTAGAAGACACTTGCGTGCCACCAGAACATCTCGCCGATTATATTGCAGAATTCCGCGCCTTATTAGACCAACACAATTTACAATACGGAATGTTTGGTCACGTTGATGCTGGCGTATTACACGTTCGCCCTGCACTTGATTTATGTGATCAACAACAAGTGCTACTATTCAAACAAATTTCTGATCAGGTTGCCGAATTAACACGCCAATATGGTGGTTTAATTTGGGGGGAACACGGTAAAGGCATGCGTTCACAGTACGGTGAAAAATTCTTTACCCCAGAATTATGGCAAGAACTACGTTATATCAAATTCTTATTTGATCCTGATAACCGCTTAAACCCGGGTAAAATTTGTACACCGTTACACAGTAAAGATGAACTGTATTCTATTCTTTCTCCAATGCGAGCAGATAATGATCGGCAAATTCCAATTAAAATGAAAGAGCAATTTAGCGGTGCAATGAATTGTAACGGTAATGGGCTTTGCTTTAACTTTGATGTGCATAGCACAATGTGCCCTTCGATGAAAATCAGCAAAAATCGTCTATTTTCACCTAAGGGACGTGCAGCAATGGTCCGAGAATGGCTTCGTTTGTTATCACTCGAAAATGTATCACCTGAACAACTTGATTTCCGTGAGCAAGAAGTGAAGTTAACGGATCTGGTAAGTAAAGTTCGTCATTCTGTACAGAAATGGCATGGTGAATACGATTTCTCACACGAAGTGAAAGCAACGATGGATACTTGTCTTGCATGTAAAGCTTGTGCCAGTCAATGCCCAATCAAAATTGATGTACCGCATTTTCGTTCAAAATTCTTACATTTCTACCATAGTCGCTACTTACGCCCATTAAAAGATCATGTGATTTCCAATATCGAATATATTGCTCCTTTGATGGCAAAACAACCTGAATTTTTTAATTTCTTCACTGCAGCAAAAATCACTCAATCTATTACGAAAAAAGTATTAGGTGTGATCGATTTACCTCTACTTTCCTCACCTTCATTGCAAAAACAATTAGTTGAGATTGGCTACCAAGGCTATTCCTTAGAAGCACTTGAGCAACTAAATGCGGTAGAAAAACAAAAAACTTTATTGATCGTACAAGATCCATTTACATCCTATTACGATGCAAAAATTGTAGCTGATTTTGTTGAATTGGCTCAAAAATTAGGCTACAGACCTGTATTGTTGCCATTTAAGCCAAATGGTAAAGCACAACATGTGAAAGGTTTCCTTACTCGTTTTGCGAAAACAGCTAAAAATCAGTCAGACTTCTTAGCTCGAATGGCAAAACTTGGTTTACCGTTAGTCGGTGTTGACCCTGCTATTGTATTGACTTATCGTGATGAATATAAAGAGATATTAAAAGAAAAACGTGGTGAATTCCAAGTCCTAACCTCTCACGAATGGTTAAAAACACAGTTAGACACACTTAAAGCAACACTGCAAAATATTGAAAAAACTGACCGCACTTTTACACCACAACAATGGCATTTATTCCCACATTGTACGGAGTCTACTGCGCTACCAAATAGTGCAAAAGAATGGCAACAAATTTTTGCTTTATTTCAACAAGAACTAAGCGTAGAAAATGTCGGTTGCTGTGGAATGGCTGGAACGTTTGGACACGAAACGAAACATTTTGATATGTCTGCCGCCATTTATGGCTTATCTTGGGCGAAAAAACTAGCCGGAAAAGATCCTGAATTTTGCCTTGCTACAGGTTATTCTTGTCGCAGCCAAGTAAAACGTTTTGAAAAATGGCAACTTAAACACCCAGTACAGGCTTTACTCACACTATTGAAATAA
- a CDS encoding hotdog fold thioesterase, which yields MIWTKHHSLEQMNAMSANCAIAHLGISFTAKGDNWLEATMPVDKRTTQPMGFLHGGLSVALAETIGSMAGFCCIKDNQGIFGLEVNANHLRPVKQGNVTARATPIHLGSKTQVWQIQIRDDNDNLCCISRLTLSVINYE from the coding sequence ATGATTTGGACAAAACATCATTCTCTTGAACAAATGAACGCAATGAGTGCCAATTGTGCCATTGCACATTTAGGTATTTCTTTCACTGCTAAAGGTGATAACTGGCTTGAAGCAACGATGCCTGTGGATAAACGCACAACACAACCAATGGGTTTTTTGCACGGCGGACTTTCAGTAGCATTGGCAGAAACTATTGGCTCTATGGCGGGCTTTTGTTGTATAAAGGATAACCAAGGTATCTTTGGTTTAGAAGTTAATGCAAACCACTTACGTCCAGTAAAACAAGGAAATGTGACGGCTCGTGCTACGCCTATTCATCTAGGTAGTAAAACACAGGTTTGGCAAATTCAAATTAGAGATGACAATGATAACTTATGTTGTATTTCTCGTTTAACTCTTTCAGTGATTAACTATGAATAA
- the hemH gene encoding ferrochelatase, which produces MNKTKIGVLLINLGTPDSPTPKALSRYLWQFLTDPRVVDLPRYKWWPLLKCVILPMRSKRVAKNYASIWTDQGSPLLNITRQQQQALQQYFDENNHNIYVEIGMTYGNPSMQSAVEKLIVQQVEKIIVLPLYPQYSSSTTGAVFDAFANVLKEQRNMLPFDFIHSYHLNEDYISALVNSIKAEFKDDEFLLFSFHGIPLRYETMGDYYREHCRQTVIAVVDRLGLTENQWNLSFQSRFGREEWLQPYTDKFLEKAASENIQKVVVICPGFSADCLETLEEIEEENKEIFINNGGVSYRYIPALNASPQHIKMMANLILNKL; this is translated from the coding sequence ATGAATAAAACAAAAATAGGTGTACTGCTTATTAATTTGGGCACACCCGACAGCCCAACACCAAAAGCGCTTTCCCGTTACCTTTGGCAATTTTTAACAGACCCTCGTGTTGTAGATTTACCCCGTTATAAATGGTGGCCATTATTAAAATGTGTGATTTTGCCAATGCGTTCAAAACGTGTTGCTAAAAATTATGCATCCATTTGGACAGATCAAGGTTCTCCATTATTAAACATAACTCGTCAACAACAACAAGCATTACAGCAATATTTTGATGAAAATAATCACAATATCTACGTTGAAATTGGAATGACTTATGGCAATCCATCAATGCAAAGTGCGGTAGAAAAACTGATTGTTCAACAAGTGGAAAAAATTATTGTGTTACCACTCTACCCGCAATATAGCAGCTCAACTACAGGCGCAGTATTCGATGCTTTTGCGAATGTGTTGAAAGAACAACGCAATATGTTGCCATTCGATTTTATTCACTCCTATCATCTCAACGAAGATTACATCTCAGCATTAGTAAACTCAATCAAAGCGGAATTTAAAGATGATGAATTCCTACTCTTCTCTTTCCACGGTATTCCACTTCGTTACGAAACAATGGGCGACTATTATCGTGAACATTGCCGTCAAACAGTAATTGCTGTTGTTGATCGTTTAGGGCTAACTGAAAATCAATGGAACCTGTCTTTCCAATCACGTTTTGGGCGTGAAGAATGGCTACAACCTTATACTGATAAGTTTTTAGAAAAAGCAGCAAGTGAAAATATCCAAAAAGTTGTTGTTATTTGCCCTGGCTTTTCCGCTGACTGTTTAGAAACTTTAGAAGAGATCGAAGAAGAAAACAAAGAGATCTTTATAAACAATGGTGGCGTCTCATATCGCTATATTCCCGCACTCAATGCTTCTCCCCAACATATTAAAATGATGGCAAATTTAATTTTAAACAAACTCTAA
- the selD gene encoding selenide, water dikinase SelD — protein MNQTIASTVRLTQYSHGAGCGCKISPKVLEQILHSEMEKWVDPNLLVGNETKDDAAVYDIGNGIGIISTTDFFMPIVDDPFDFGRIAATNAISDIFAMGGKPIMAIAILGFPIKLLPPEVAQKIVDGGRFACKEAGIALAGGHSIDAPEPIFGLAVTGVISTEKVKKNASAQAGCKLFLTKPLGIGVLTTAEKKGKLKEKHKGLATETMCKMNTIGSQFAELEGVTAMTDVTGFGLLGHLIEICEGSNLTAEVDFSKIEMLDDVPSYIEKGCIPGGTDRNFQSYGHKVSEMTAFQKAVLCDPQTSGGLLIAVQPNTEQEVKNIAQQQGIHLIEVGHLLANREESAVKVRVI, from the coding sequence ATGAACCAAACTATTGCAAGTACTGTTCGTTTAACTCAGTACAGCCACGGAGCTGGTTGTGGGTGTAAAATTTCACCAAAAGTGCTTGAGCAAATTTTACATTCTGAAATGGAAAAATGGGTTGATCCCAATCTATTAGTAGGCAATGAAACCAAAGATGATGCGGCAGTTTATGATATTGGTAATGGTATCGGTATTATTAGTACAACCGACTTTTTTATGCCAATTGTTGATGATCCTTTTGATTTCGGTCGAATTGCGGCGACTAATGCCATCAGTGATATTTTTGCAATGGGCGGTAAACCAATTATGGCGATTGCAATTTTAGGGTTCCCAATTAAATTACTGCCACCTGAAGTTGCACAAAAAATTGTTGATGGTGGTCGATTTGCTTGTAAAGAAGCAGGAATTGCGTTAGCTGGTGGACATTCAATTGATGCCCCAGAACCGATTTTTGGTTTGGCCGTTACAGGTGTGATTAGCACTGAAAAAGTGAAAAAAAATGCTTCAGCACAAGCAGGCTGTAAATTATTTTTAACGAAGCCACTCGGTATTGGTGTGTTAACGACCGCAGAGAAAAAAGGTAAATTAAAAGAAAAACATAAAGGTTTAGCAACCGAGACAATGTGTAAGATGAACACTATTGGTAGCCAGTTTGCTGAATTGGAAGGTGTAACCGCAATGACTGATGTGACAGGATTTGGTTTATTAGGGCATCTGATCGAAATTTGTGAAGGTTCAAACCTCACGGCTGAAGTGGATTTTTCTAAAATTGAGATGTTAGATGATGTGCCAAGTTATATTGAAAAAGGTTGTATTCCCGGTGGCACAGATCGAAATTTTCAGAGCTATGGACATAAAGTGAGCGAGATGACGGCATTTCAAAAAGCAGTTTTATGTGATCCTCAAACTTCAGGTGGTTTACTAATCGCAGTACAACCTAATACAGAGCAAGAAGTTAAAAATATTGCTCAGCAGCAAGGTATTCATTTAATTGAAGTAGGGCATTTGTTAGCTAATAGAGAGGAAAGTGCGGTTAAAGTTCGGGTAATTTAA
- the gntR gene encoding gluconate operon transcriptional repressor GntR, with protein MEKRKRPTLQDIANHLGITKMTISRYLRNPNSVAPDTQQKIAAAIEEFGYIPNRAPDILSNAKSRAIGVLVPSLTNHVFADVIKGIEQITDTAGYQTMLAHYGYSEKKEEQRIESLLSYNVDGLILSESQHSPRTLKMLEVANIPVIEIMECSEIGAYQSVGFNNIMAAQSMVETMIKRGRKHIVYFAARLDKRTQLKMQGYEQAMHKYGLRPYSLITQEPSSFSLGAQQLHQALQDVPTLDGIFCTNDDLAIGAIFECQRLNIKVPTQIAVAGFHGHNMGQAMTPQLATVITPRLEVGRVAAQELLNRLNGQTPQSPIINLGYQIHIGESI; from the coding sequence ATGGAAAAGCGAAAACGTCCTACCTTACAAGATATCGCTAATCATCTCGGTATTACTAAAATGACCATTAGCCGTTATTTACGTAATCCCAATTCGGTTGCTCCAGATACACAACAAAAAATCGCTGCGGCGATCGAAGAATTTGGATATATTCCCAACCGTGCCCCCGATATTTTATCAAACGCAAAAAGCCGAGCGATTGGCGTGCTAGTTCCCTCATTAACAAATCACGTTTTTGCTGATGTGATTAAAGGTATTGAGCAAATCACCGACACAGCAGGCTATCAGACAATGCTAGCTCATTATGGTTATAGCGAAAAAAAAGAAGAACAGCGTATTGAAAGCCTACTTTCTTATAATGTTGATGGCTTAATTTTATCGGAAAGCCAACATAGTCCACGTACGTTAAAAATGTTAGAAGTCGCAAATATCCCTGTAATAGAAATTATGGAATGCAGTGAGATTGGTGCTTATCAGTCTGTGGGATTTAATAACATTATGGCAGCACAATCAATGGTAGAGACGATGATCAAGCGTGGACGCAAACATATTGTCTATTTCGCTGCTCGACTGGATAAACGTACTCAATTAAAAATGCAAGGATATGAACAAGCAATGCATAAATATGGTTTGCGACCATATAGTTTAATCACACAAGAACCATCTTCTTTTAGTTTGGGTGCACAGCAGTTACATCAAGCCTTACAAGATGTTCCAACGTTAGACGGGATTTTTTGTACAAATGATGATTTGGCGATTGGTGCGATTTTTGAGTGCCAACGCTTAAATATTAAGGTCCCTACTCAAATTGCCGTAGCTGGATTTCACGGGCATAATATGGGACAAGCGATGACACCACAGCTTGCGACAGTGATCACACCTCGTTTAGAAGTGGGACGAGTGGCTGCGCAAGAATTACTAAATCGCTTGAATGGTCAAACACCACAAAGCCCAATTATCAATTTAGGCTATCAAATTCATATTGGCGAAAGTATCTAA
- a CDS encoding gluconokinase yields the protein MSEKKGKSFILMGVSSTGKTTVGTAVAQRLGIKLIDGDDLHPRANIVKMSQGNPLNDEDRMPWLERIRDAAFSLEQKSEVGIIVCSALKKQYRDMIRDGNDVTFIFLQGPFELVLERMKQRKGHYMKVEMLKSQFDTLEVPQSDEKDVIPISIEGSFDEVVERCVDALKAHL from the coding sequence ATGTCAGAAAAAAAAGGTAAAAGTTTTATTCTAATGGGCGTGTCGAGTACAGGAAAAACAACAGTGGGTACGGCGGTTGCACAACGTTTAGGGATAAAGTTGATTGATGGTGATGATTTACATCCTAGAGCCAATATCGTTAAAATGTCACAGGGCAATCCGTTGAATGATGAAGATCGTATGCCTTGGTTAGAGCGAATTCGTGATGCCGCATTTAGCTTGGAACAAAAAAGTGAAGTAGGGATTATCGTTTGCTCTGCATTGAAGAAACAATATCGTGATATGATCCGTGATGGTAATGATGTCACTTTCATTTTCTTACAGGGGCCATTTGAACTGGTTTTGGAAAGAATGAAACAGCGCAAAGGGCATTATATGAAAGTGGAAATGCTAAAGAGCCAGTTTGATACCTTAGAGGTGCCACAAAGCGATGAGAAAGATGTGATTCCAATTAGTATTGAGGGCTCGTTTGATGAAGTAGTGGAACGCTGTGTGGATGCCTTGAAAGCGCATTTGTAA
- a CDS encoding GntP family permease translates to MLIFIMIAAVLLLLVLIMKFRVHAFVALIIVSLLTALATGIPINKILPTLLSGFGNTLAAVALLVGLGAMIGRLLEITGGAKVLADTLINKFGEKKAPFALGIASLLFGFPIFFDAGLVVMLPIIFSVAKQFGGSTLRYALPSAGAFAVMHAFLPPHPGPVASGDLLGVNMGLLVIVGLICAIPTWYVASYLFGLYSGKKIKLELPKAFLSSNAINETAVINPPSFGKVMFILLLPICLILFDTGLNTLSVTKVIDGSTTWVESLRLLGKTPVALLITLIAAILLLKEQRSYEQIEKICDNALGPICAIVLVTGAGGMFGGVLRASGIGDVLASALSDTGLPVIVAAFIIALALRVAQGSATVALTTASALIAPTVAATTGLSQFDLCFIVIAIASGATALSHVNDSGFWLVSRFLEMDEKTTLKTWTVMETLIGLVGFILAVIGSVLL, encoded by the coding sequence ATGTTAATTTTCATTATGATTGCCGCAGTCTTGCTTCTGCTCGTATTGATTATGAAGTTCAGAGTACACGCTTTTGTTGCTCTGATTATTGTCAGCTTATTAACTGCGCTTGCCACAGGCATTCCCATCAATAAAATCTTACCGACTTTATTAAGTGGTTTTGGTAATACTCTTGCTGCCGTTGCATTATTAGTCGGATTAGGGGCAATGATCGGTCGCTTACTCGAAATTACCGGTGGCGCTAAAGTATTAGCCGATACTTTAATCAACAAATTTGGTGAAAAGAAAGCTCCTTTTGCTCTGGGTATCGCATCACTGTTATTTGGTTTCCCTATCTTCTTTGATGCAGGTTTAGTTGTTATGCTGCCAATCATATTTAGTGTAGCGAAACAATTTGGTGGCTCAACTTTACGTTATGCGCTTCCTTCCGCTGGTGCTTTTGCGGTAATGCACGCCTTTTTACCACCGCATCCAGGCCCTGTTGCCTCAGGTGATCTACTTGGCGTAAATATGGGACTACTGGTAATTGTCGGTCTAATTTGTGCAATCCCAACGTGGTATGTTGCTTCTTATTTATTTGGATTATATTCAGGTAAGAAAATTAAACTGGAATTACCAAAAGCATTTTTAAGTAGCAATGCTATCAATGAAACTGCCGTTATAAACCCACCAAGCTTTGGCAAAGTAATGTTTATTTTGCTCCTTCCAATCTGTTTGATCTTATTTGATACAGGGCTAAATACCTTAAGCGTTACCAAAGTCATTGATGGTTCAACCACTTGGGTGGAAAGCCTACGTTTATTAGGCAAAACACCAGTCGCATTACTTATCACCTTAATTGCAGCGATTTTGTTACTCAAAGAACAACGTAGTTATGAACAAATTGAGAAAATCTGCGACAACGCACTCGGTCCAATCTGTGCCATTGTATTAGTAACAGGCGCTGGCGGTATGTTTGGTGGCGTGTTGCGTGCAAGCGGTATTGGCGATGTATTAGCCAGTGCCTTATCCGACACAGGGCTACCAGTGATTGTCGCAGCATTCATTATTGCTCTTGCATTAAGGGTTGCTCAAGGATCTGCTACCGTAGCATTAACCACAGCCTCTGCATTGATTGCCCCAACTGTAGCAGCAACTACAGGCTTGAGCCAATTTGATCTTTGTTTCATCGTGATCGCAATTGCCTCCGGTGCAACCGCTCTTTCACATGTAAACGACTCTGGCTTCTGGCTCGTCAGCCGTTTCTTAGAAATGGACGAAAAAACCACATTAAAAACCTGGACAGTCATGGAAACATTAATTGGTTTAGTGGGATTCATATTAGCGGTTATTGGGAGTGTTTTACTCTAA
- a CDS encoding fused MFS/spermidine synthase, which yields MSGFAALVYQIAWQRMLFTAFGVDLESITIVIAVFVAGLGIGAYFGGRLADKFPNKIILIFALTEIGIGLFGFLSSDLIAFIKSVFLHSNTLIISLANFILLLFPTFLMGSTLPLLTQYLNNYIDNNIGNNIGWLYFVNTLGAATACLVTGFYLFNHFQLDEVVYIAAGINVFVAIAIFSIYGTEKHNKNIKLINKGEEQPIEVADFSLVRKAILLSFLGGFLSLGLEVIWIRLFSLYSSSIPQAFAFILALFLLGIAFGSLIGKDVCKRKQANLNYIGRIFLVSTLFDSIAILSIIYYPNFIVFTFSVLLVALLRGIIFPIVHHLGTGNRKTGAAISNVYFANVLGCTLAPIFFGFFLLDILNTQQVYLVIIAISLLIAFFCLKLIWLKIISLFSLLAISSMVFLPERIINSLVQKPDLVLEKLIENKHGFIQVYKDKYDDHLVFGSNVYDGMLNIDITHNSNGIHRAYLLPVIAPQSKNILVVGLSTGSWVRVLSSMPNVESITVIELNPGYPSLADSYSAMRKVLEDKRIKIITDDGRRWLVKNQQDKFDFILMNTTFHWRSYATNLLSQEFLELTKSHLTENGFIYFNTTESTDAFFTASKVYPYTYQYGNMALASLKPVLELDEYNVYTNLSQLKWRDTKFDSEEYLKLATNILLGQPLIAYTEKSQFALPRQPEMITDKNMITEYKYGILSK from the coding sequence ATGTCAGGCTTTGCTGCTTTAGTTTATCAAATTGCTTGGCAAAGAATGCTATTTACTGCATTTGGTGTTGACTTAGAATCTATAACTATAGTGATTGCTGTATTTGTGGCAGGCTTGGGTATTGGTGCTTATTTTGGGGGAAGATTAGCGGATAAGTTTCCTAATAAAATTATTCTTATTTTTGCCTTAACAGAAATTGGTATTGGTTTATTTGGGTTTTTGAGTTCAGATTTGATTGCTTTTATTAAATCAGTTTTTTTACATTCTAATACGCTAATTATTTCTCTAGCTAACTTTATTTTATTATTATTTCCAACATTTTTAATGGGAAGTACTTTGCCATTATTAACTCAATATTTGAATAATTATATTGATAATAATATAGGTAATAATATTGGCTGGTTATACTTTGTAAATACGTTAGGTGCTGCAACAGCTTGTTTGGTGACAGGATTTTATTTATTTAATCATTTTCAATTAGATGAGGTAGTCTATATTGCCGCAGGTATTAATGTATTTGTTGCGATCGCCATATTTAGTATCTATGGTACAGAAAAACATAACAAGAATATTAAACTTATCAATAAAGGAGAAGAGCAACCTATTGAGGTTGCAGATTTTAGCCTGGTGAGAAAGGCAATTTTATTATCTTTCTTAGGTGGTTTCCTGAGTCTAGGGCTAGAAGTTATTTGGATCCGCCTATTTTCGCTTTATTCATCTTCAATTCCACAAGCATTTGCTTTTATCTTAGCTCTATTTTTATTAGGTATTGCTTTTGGTTCCTTAATTGGAAAAGATGTGTGTAAAAGAAAACAAGCTAATTTAAATTATATTGGTCGTATTTTTCTAGTTTCTACTTTATTTGATAGTATTGCAATTTTATCTATAATTTATTATCCCAACTTTATTGTTTTCACGTTTTCTGTATTATTAGTTGCTTTACTTCGAGGGATTATATTTCCAATAGTTCACCACTTGGGAACTGGAAATAGGAAAACAGGCGCTGCGATTTCAAATGTTTATTTTGCCAATGTATTAGGTTGTACACTTGCACCTATCTTTTTCGGATTTTTCCTATTAGATATTTTAAATACTCAACAAGTTTATCTCGTAATTATTGCAATAAGTTTATTAATCGCATTTTTCTGTCTAAAGCTTATTTGGTTAAAAATAATATCATTATTTTCATTATTAGCGATTTCTTCTATGGTTTTTTTGCCAGAAAGAATTATTAATTCTTTAGTGCAAAAACCAGACCTTGTTTTAGAAAAATTAATTGAAAATAAACATGGTTTCATTCAAGTTTATAAAGATAAGTATGATGATCATCTTGTTTTTGGTAGTAATGTTTATGATGGAATGTTAAACATTGATATTACACATAATTCAAACGGTATTCATAGAGCGTATTTATTACCAGTTATTGCACCACAATCTAAAAATATTTTGGTGGTTGGATTAAGTACTGGCTCTTGGGTTCGTGTTTTATCTTCAATGCCTAATGTGGAATCAATTACTGTTATTGAATTAAATCCTGGTTATCCATCACTTGCAGATAGTTATTCCGCAATGCGGAAAGTCTTAGAGGATAAACGTATTAAAATTATTACAGATGATGGGCGTAGATGGTTGGTAAAAAATCAGCAAGATAAGTTTGATTTTATTTTAATGAATACTACATTCCATTGGCGTAGTTATGCAACGAATCTATTAAGTCAAGAATTTCTTGAGTTAACAAAGTCCCATTTAACAGAAAATGGATTTATCTATTTCAATACGACTGAATCTACAGATGCATTTTTTACGGCATCTAAAGTTTATCCTTATACGTATCAGTATGGTAATATGGCTCTGGCTTCATTAAAACCCGTGTTAGAATTGGATGAATATAATGTCTATACTAATTTAAGCCAATTAAAGTGGCGTGATACTAAATTTGATTCTGAAGAATACTTAAAGCTAGCGACAAATATTTTGCTGGGACAACCATTAATTGCTTATACAGAAAAAAGCCAGTTCGCTTTACCACGCCAGCCTGAGATGATTACAGATAAAAATATGATTACAGAATATAAATACGGTATATTGTCAAAATAA